In Paludibaculum fermentans, the genomic stretch CCGGCGGTTTTTCGAAGCATCCCTGCTGGGCATGCTGTTGAGCGGATACTGCGCGCTGCTGCTGGGCCAGGGCCTGAACGGCGGAGCTGTCGACGCGCCTAGCGCCGCGCTGGCCGGCATGGCACTGGTGCTGCGCGTCTTCCTGGTGGCCGGCTGGTGGAAGGTGAACGTGGCCTCACGCTGGGTGACGGCGGTCACCCTGCTCTACATCGGTTTTTATCCGGTCGACTACCTGTACATCTCCCGCGACTTCCTGCGCGCCACGGTCCACATGGTGTTCTTTGTGGCCATCGTGAAGGTATTGACGGCCACCCGGCCGCGCGACTTCTTTTTCCTGAAGATCATCGCGTTTCTGGAACTGCTGGCAGCCTCCATCCTGTCCACGAATCTCACGTTCTTCGTCTTTCTCACGTTGTTCCTGCTGTGTACGGTGGCGACCTTCGCCAGCACGGAGATCCTGAAAGCGCGCGAGGGCCGGAAGCTGGTCACCCTGGGGATTGGCGCCTTCGGGAAAAGGCTCGGCTGGATTACCGGCCTGACCACGACGGGCATCCTGTTCGTCACCATGGCGCTGTTCTTCGTGCTGCCGCGTACCGCGCGGGCGGCGTTGGAACGGCTGCTGCCGGGGCGGCAAAGCGTATCGGGCTTCGCCAGCGAGGTGACGCTGGGGCAGGTGGGTGAGATCCGCCGGCAGAGTACGGTGGTGATGCATGTCCGGTTTGAAGACGGTTACAACCCGCCCAGCCTGAAGTGGCGCGGCAGCGCCTTGTCGGAGTTCAACAACTGGAAGTGGTACAACACGCGCAGTGCCGGACGCGAATTGCGTCCGGAGATGGGTTTGCTCAAGCTGGCGGACGACGAGCACCTGCAGCAGAGCTACAAGCGGGTGACCTACGAGGTGGTGCTGAACTCGCCCGGCGGGGATTCCATCTTTGTGGCGGGTACGCCGGAGTACTTGCGTGTGCCGTCCAAACTGGTACTGGAGATGCCAAACGGCAGCTTCCGCGTTCCGTTCATCGACCCGGACGGCTTCCGGTATGTGGTGCACGCGTCTTTTGGCTGGCAGCCGCTGAACACCCGGATGGCGGGCGGGCCGCGGTTGTCGGCGGCTGCCCATGCGGCGCTGGAACGATTGCCGGAGAACGACCGGAATTTCCACCTCCGCCTGCCGCCCCTCGACAAGCGGGTGACGGCGTTGGCCCAAGCGATCACCGCGGGCGCCAAAACGGATGCGGAGCGGGCGCGGGCGATCGAACAGTACCTGAGGAACAACTTTCGCTACTCGCTGACGCCGCTGGAACACGAAGTGGAGGATCCGCTGGCGACCTTCCTGTTCGAGCGCCGGCAGGGGCATTGCGAGTACTTCGCCTCGGCCATGGCTGTGATGCTGCGCGCCGTCTGGGTGCCGTCCCGGGTGGCCACGGGCTTCCAGAGCGGCAGCTACAACCCCCTGAGCGGATGGAGTGTGATCCGCGCCTCCGATGCCCACAGTTGGGTGGAGGCCTTCATCCCCGGCCAAGGCTGGACGACCTTTGATCCGACTCCTTCCGACCCGAACCTGGCGGCCGGCGGCCCGCTTTCGCAGCTCGCGCTGTGGTCCGACGCCGTTGAGATGTTCTGGCAGGAGTGGGTGCTGGGTTACGATCTGGACCGGCAGTTGACGCTGGCGTTGCGCATGGAACAGTCGCGGCACCGGCTGAGTCTCGACTGGCTATCGCCCTTTTGGCACAGCCTCTCCAAAGCGACACAAGGGGCCACATCTGTTAACCCGCGCGCCTACGCCGGCGTGTTCATCGCGATTGTGTGCCTGGTGATGCTGGCGGTCTGCTGGCCGCGCATCCGGGCGTGGCGCATCCGCTGGGTGGGCCGCAATCGCCTGCTGCGCGGGGAGGCCGATTCGCACGACGCCGCTCTGATCTACCTGGAGATGCTGAAGCAACTGAAGCGGCGGGGGGTGGAGAA encodes the following:
- a CDS encoding transglutaminase TgpA family protein; this translates as MAARRTVGFEESAIRRFFEASLLGMLLSGYCALLLGQGLNGGAVDAPSAALAGMALVLRVFLVAGWWKVNVASRWVTAVTLLYIGFYPVDYLYISRDFLRATVHMVFFVAIVKVLTATRPRDFFFLKIIAFLELLAASILSTNLTFFVFLTLFLLCTVATFASTEILKAREGRKLVTLGIGAFGKRLGWITGLTTTGILFVTMALFFVLPRTARAALERLLPGRQSVSGFASEVTLGQVGEIRRQSTVVMHVRFEDGYNPPSLKWRGSALSEFNNWKWYNTRSAGRELRPEMGLLKLADDEHLQQSYKRVTYEVVLNSPGGDSIFVAGTPEYLRVPSKLVLEMPNGSFRVPFIDPDGFRYVVHASFGWQPLNTRMAGGPRLSAAAHAALERLPENDRNFHLRLPPLDKRVTALAQAITAGAKTDAERARAIEQYLRNNFRYSLTPLEHEVEDPLATFLFERRQGHCEYFASAMAVMLRAVWVPSRVATGFQSGSYNPLSGWSVIRASDAHSWVEAFIPGQGWTTFDPTPSDPNLAAGGPLSQLALWSDAVEMFWQEWVLGYDLDRQLTLALRMEQSRHRLSLDWLSPFWHSLSKATQGATSVNPRAYAGVFIAIVCLVMLAVCWPRIRAWRIRWVGRNRLLRGEADSHDAALIYLEMLKQLKRRGVEKPPSWTPSEFARSVRSEGLAEIVKEFTAVYNALRFGGRKDDAARLATLLEQIEHLP